Proteins encoded together in one Lysinibacillus sp. FSL K6-0232 window:
- a CDS encoding DctP family TRAP transporter solute-binding subunit: MKKWLLMTLMAVLVLALAACGGGDKKETSAPAAEGDGGYTKEKPLVIKFSHVTSIDSVKGKAADAFAKLVDEKTEGKVKVEVYPSSQLYGDNDELDALVSGNVHMIAPSVTKMVKIDPRWQYVDMPYLFEDQEHVRKFFNSDLAKTLLESDQLAANDIKGLAFWENGFKQFSNNKHPLVNVEDFKGLKFRAQAGKVLEAQFKALEAGSATIAFGETYAALQQGTVDGAENPFNNFDTQKYQEVQNYLSVSEHGRLDYAIFVNKTFWESIPADLAGAVEEALAEATQLAWDLATEENEKSFENIKNSGIEVTELTAEQKEAIKTKLEPVYEEFTDVITEELINGIRDLK; this comes from the coding sequence ATGAAAAAATGGCTTCTTATGACACTGATGGCTGTCCTAGTGCTTGCATTAGCAGCTTGCGGTGGCGGTGACAAAAAAGAAACCTCTGCTCCAGCAGCAGAAGGTGATGGTGGTTATACAAAGGAAAAACCACTTGTCATTAAGTTTTCACATGTAACATCAATTGATAGTGTTAAAGGAAAAGCAGCAGATGCATTTGCAAAATTAGTAGATGAAAAAACAGAAGGAAAAGTAAAAGTAGAAGTTTACCCTTCCTCTCAATTATATGGTGATAATGATGAATTAGATGCATTGGTATCTGGTAATGTTCATATGATTGCGCCTTCTGTAACAAAAATGGTAAAAATCGACCCACGTTGGCAATATGTTGATATGCCATATCTTTTTGAAGACCAAGAGCATGTTCGTAAGTTCTTTAATTCTGATTTAGCAAAAACACTTTTAGAATCTGATCAATTAGCAGCGAACGATATTAAAGGTTTAGCTTTCTGGGAAAATGGCTTTAAGCAATTTTCAAATAACAAGCATCCACTTGTGAATGTCGAAGATTTTAAAGGCTTAAAGTTCCGTGCACAGGCTGGAAAAGTGCTAGAAGCACAATTTAAAGCATTAGAGGCTGGCTCTGCCACAATCGCATTCGGTGAAACATATGCAGCATTACAGCAAGGCACAGTAGATGGTGCGGAAAATCCATTTAATAACTTTGATACACAAAAATATCAAGAGGTACAAAATTATCTTTCAGTATCTGAACATGGTCGTCTAGATTACGCGATCTTTGTGAATAAAACATTCTGGGAAAGCATCCCTGCTGATTTAGCAGGAGCAGTTGAGGAAGCTTTAGCTGAAGCAACACAACTAGCTTGGGATTTAGCAACTGAGGAAAATGAAAAATCATTTGAAAACATTAAAAACTCTGGTATTGAAGTAACGGAGCTTACTGCTGAACAAAAAGAAGCTATTAAAACTAAGCTTGAGCCAGTATATGAAGAATTTACTGATGTGATTACAGAGGAATTAATTAATGGTATCCGTGATTTAAAATAA
- a CDS encoding TRAP transporter small permease, translated as MKALYKLWGYLEEILAGIFFIAGIVLIFYGVLMRYIFNEPQAWVEELARYAIIWGTFLGFGLALKHNQHIQVDILYDKLKPSMKRLLDLVATGLSIVFCVIYTYYGFILVENRYTSGMVSLDIGIPMWIVYLVLPLSGILFLLRFVERLVNILRGKDEEYANPLT; from the coding sequence ATGAAGGCCTTATATAAGCTTTGGGGCTACTTAGAGGAAATCCTTGCTGGTATTTTTTTTATAGCAGGTATTGTACTTATTTTTTATGGTGTCCTTATGCGTTACATATTCAATGAACCACAAGCATGGGTAGAGGAATTAGCACGTTATGCAATTATTTGGGGTACATTTTTAGGCTTTGGCTTAGCCTTAAAGCATAATCAACATATCCAAGTAGATATTTTATACGATAAATTAAAGCCTTCAATGAAGCGTCTACTAGATTTAGTGGCAACAGGCTTAAGCATTGTTTTTTGTGTTATTTACACCTATTACGGCTTTATTTTAGTGGAAAATCGTTATACATCTGGCATGGTATCACTTGATATTGGCATACCAATGTGGATTGTCTATTTAGTTTTACCACTTTCAGGTATTTTATTTTTACTAAGGTTCGTAGAAAGATTAGTGAATATTCTACGAGGAAAGGATGAAGAATATGCTAATCCTCTTACTTAG
- a CDS encoding TRAP transporter large permease, with translation MLILLLSFFLLLFLRVPVAISLALSTIFVLFQVDFNMNMVPQRVFTALDSFPMMAIPGFVLAGVLMARGGISKYLIEALRAWIGHLPGGLAVVTIVACAIFAAISGSSPATAAAIGSIMIPAMISAGYKKRYSMGLVAAGGTLGILIPPSVPLIIYGITSEQSIGELFMAGVIPGLALTGILIIAAIVYAKRNGFKGDEPASWGERGRKSLKAIWGAFLPFLILGTIYSGIVTPTESAVIAVFYGLIVSLFIYREMKLKDFREVLVESINITAMIFLIIGAASLFGLYLTNAQVPQQVGAWIAESDMNKWIFMIIVNILFFVMGMFLEAVSIILITLPILLPILAHFDINLIHFAIIMTINMELGMITPPVGLNLFVVSGIAKEKLGEVVKGVIPFIILMIIFLALVVLIPQLSLWLPEQMK, from the coding sequence ATGCTAATCCTCTTACTTAGTTTCTTTTTATTACTATTTTTACGCGTACCTGTTGCGATTAGCTTAGCACTCTCAACAATTTTTGTCCTCTTCCAAGTTGATTTTAATATGAATATGGTTCCACAGCGTGTTTTCACTGCATTGGATTCCTTCCCAATGATGGCAATTCCAGGATTCGTTCTTGCTGGAGTATTGATGGCACGTGGTGGTATTTCAAAATATTTAATTGAGGCTTTACGTGCATGGATTGGACATCTTCCAGGTGGGCTTGCAGTTGTAACTATTGTTGCCTGTGCTATTTTTGCAGCGATTTCAGGTTCTTCACCTGCTACAGCCGCAGCAATCGGCTCTATTATGATTCCTGCTATGATTTCAGCAGGCTATAAAAAACGTTACTCCATGGGGCTGGTAGCTGCTGGTGGCACATTAGGGATTTTAATTCCACCAAGTGTTCCATTAATTATTTATGGGATTACATCAGAGCAATCTATTGGTGAATTATTTATGGCTGGGGTTATTCCTGGTTTAGCTTTAACGGGGATTTTAATTATTGCAGCCATCGTATATGCAAAGCGTAATGGCTTTAAAGGAGATGAGCCAGCTTCTTGGGGAGAACGTGGTCGTAAATCCTTAAAAGCAATTTGGGGTGCATTTTTACCTTTTTTAATTTTAGGAACAATTTATTCAGGAATTGTTACACCAACTGAATCAGCCGTTATTGCTGTGTTCTATGGTCTTATCGTATCATTATTTATCTATCGTGAAATGAAGCTAAAAGACTTCCGTGAAGTATTAGTAGAATCTATTAATATTACAGCGATGATTTTCTTAATTATTGGTGCGGCTTCATTATTCGGCTTATATTTAACAAATGCACAAGTACCACAGCAAGTTGGGGCATGGATTGCTGAAAGTGATATGAACAAATGGATATTTATGATTATTGTTAATATTTTATTCTTTGTAATGGGCATGTTCCTAGAGGCTGTTTCGATTATTTTAATCACTTTACCAATTCTTCTGCCGATTCTTGCACATTTTGACATTAATTTAATTCACTTTGCGATTATTATGACGATTAATATGGAATTAGGTATGATTACTCCACCAGTAGGGTTAAATCTCTTTGTTGTTAGTGGTATTGCTAAGGAGAAGCTTGGTGAGGTTGTCAAAGGCGTTATTCCATTTATTATTTTAATGATTATCTTTTTAGCATTAGTTGTGTTAATTCCACAATTATCACTATGGTTACCAGAGCAAATGAAGTAA
- a CDS encoding MFS transporter, translating into MENFTKGYSMKDRQFWVIVMSLGGASVFVFAAMYSVQPLLPFFTEQFQISVSYASLSMSMTTLSIIIGLIVLGFLSDRYGRLPFVRFSILLTIIPFLLMPLTDSFAVIIFLRFIQGFAIAGVPAAALAYISEEIHPQSMGLATALYISCNALGGTIGRLMMGYLTENKSWEIAFLSLALFGSIIFIIVWLTLPKSRNFTIHRRYIREDLHGFWLHLKNPYLLLLFGFGIILQLSFTGMWSFIPYYLVEPPFLLSLKMISFIFLAYGLGIIGSPIANALANKVGIAKIRTIGVLLLVGGILCTVSTSLALIVVGLCIACLGFFTTHSLTSATVSRTASHQKGLASSLYLVSYYIGVAAGSSLLSPIWLHFKWHGIVIITVLLPIIYLFFLNYTLHKKMP; encoded by the coding sequence ATGGAAAATTTCACAAAAGGGTATTCCATGAAAGATCGACAATTTTGGGTAATTGTTATGAGCCTAGGTGGAGCTTCGGTATTTGTTTTTGCAGCAATGTACTCAGTACAGCCCCTGCTCCCCTTTTTTACAGAGCAATTTCAAATTTCGGTTTCCTATGCAAGCCTATCCATGTCTATGACGACGCTTTCTATTATTATTGGCTTAATCGTTTTAGGGTTTTTATCTGATCGCTATGGACGTTTACCATTTGTACGGTTTTCCATTCTTTTAACGATTATTCCTTTTCTTTTAATGCCGTTAACAGACTCATTTGCGGTTATTATTTTTTTACGATTTATTCAAGGCTTTGCTATTGCAGGCGTTCCCGCAGCAGCACTTGCCTATATTAGTGAGGAAATCCATCCACAATCAATGGGGCTGGCGACAGCGCTATATATTTCCTGCAATGCACTAGGTGGAACAATTGGGCGTTTAATGATGGGCTATCTAACAGAAAATAAATCTTGGGAGATAGCCTTTCTCTCTTTAGCCCTTTTTGGTAGTATCATTTTTATTATTGTTTGGTTAACACTTCCTAAATCAAGAAACTTTACAATCCATCGTCGTTATATCCGAGAAGATTTACATGGATTTTGGCTGCATTTAAAAAATCCCTACTTATTACTTCTTTTTGGCTTCGGCATTATTTTGCAATTATCATTTACAGGTATGTGGTCGTTTATTCCCTACTATTTAGTAGAACCACCATTTTTACTATCCTTAAAAATGATTTCCTTTATTTTTTTAGCGTATGGCTTAGGTATTATCGGCTCTCCGATTGCCAATGCCCTTGCCAATAAAGTAGGTATTGCTAAAATTAGAACAATCGGTGTGCTTTTATTAGTAGGTGGTATTTTATGTACAGTAAGCACCTCCCTTGCGCTCATTGTTGTTGGGCTTTGTATTGCCTGTTTAGGTTTTTTCACAACACATTCCCTAACATCTGCAACTGTAAGTCGAACAGCCAGCCACCAAAAGGGACTTGCCTCAAGCTTATACCTTGTTTCGTATTATATTGGTGTTGCTGCAGGAAGCAGCCTACTTAGTCCAATATGGCTACATTTTAAATGGCACGGTATCGTCATCATTACAGTTCTACTGCCTATTATTTATCTATTCTTTTTAAATTACACCTTACACAAAAAGATGCCCTAA
- a CDS encoding DUF4181 domain-containing protein has translation MTAFKNKLDKELGEAPRFSKALQKDILEQARQNKQSTKNWQYPIIMAGAIVLFFLLIITEPFKQTDNGQQASVIELAQQHEITMYTVAQNGKETSFQAGRPGWVIGQDIFKTTADTEVLQQLLQQATATQVQEYDLFGFNTMDIWVAFESGQAVKLKIMVNDQQLLLKDYTHQSVYLVNDPEMIATFLVHIDENKKEFTMGNLFTFLIVLLLGTWLIEKLVRKKFNIPKGYANTAHQRATRIIKICNTVMPIMMLLTNWFLYTAVIGSYLIITVISSIFIDYHYGREEKRHYLSIAWVIIAIPGLILLLMYI, from the coding sequence ATGACAGCTTTTAAAAATAAGTTAGATAAGGAGCTTGGCGAAGCACCAAGATTTTCAAAAGCTTTACAAAAGGATATTTTGGAGCAGGCTCGACAAAACAAGCAATCAACAAAGAATTGGCAATATCCAATTATTATGGCTGGGGCAATTGTGCTGTTCTTCTTGTTAATCATAACAGAGCCGTTTAAGCAGACCGATAATGGTCAACAGGCTTCCGTTATTGAATTGGCACAGCAACACGAGATTACAATGTATACAGTAGCTCAAAATGGAAAAGAAACATCATTTCAAGCTGGCAGACCAGGTTGGGTAATAGGGCAGGATATTTTTAAAACTACCGCAGATACGGAGGTATTACAGCAATTATTACAACAGGCTACTGCCACACAGGTACAGGAGTATGATTTATTTGGCTTTAATACGATGGATATATGGGTAGCCTTTGAGAGTGGGCAGGCTGTCAAGTTAAAAATTATGGTTAACGATCAACAATTACTGCTAAAGGATTACACACATCAATCCGTCTATCTTGTCAATGATCCAGAGATGATAGCTACATTTTTAGTCCATATTGATGAAAATAAAAAGGAATTCACGATGGGCAATCTTTTTACATTTCTTATTGTTTTGCTGTTGGGCACATGGTTAATTGAAAAATTGGTAAGGAAAAAATTTAATATACCAAAGGGCTATGCGAATACCGCACATCAACGCGCTACACGAATAATTAAGATTTGTAATACAGTCATGCCAATAATGATGCTACTAACCAATTGGTTTCTCTATACAGCAGTAATTGGTAGCTACCTTATCATTACTGTGATTAGCTCTATTTTTATAGATTATCACTATGGTAGAGAGGAAAAAAGACATTACTTATCAATTGCTTGGGTTATAATAGCTATCCCTGGGCTTATTCTGCTTCTGATGTATATTTAA
- a CDS encoding sigma-70 family RNA polymerase sigma factor, translated as MSEHLAAVMEEHGEYCLRVAYLYVRDWAMAEEIVQDVFLAYYHQQERFEQRASLKTYLVKITVHKSHDYLRSWKNKRHLLLEKFHIGVSKRTPEKALVEIDERKTLTNVLFQIPILYREVVILYYYQELKIREIADILRSTENTVKTRLHRARKMLYELLDEHEWEVLEDDSF; from the coding sequence GTGAGTGAGCATTTAGCAGCCGTTATGGAGGAACATGGGGAATATTGTTTGCGTGTTGCCTATCTATATGTAAGGGATTGGGCGATGGCTGAGGAAATTGTGCAGGATGTATTTCTTGCCTATTATCATCAGCAAGAACGTTTTGAACAAAGAGCATCCTTAAAAACATACTTAGTGAAAATTACTGTACATAAAAGTCATGATTATCTTCGAAGCTGGAAAAATAAACGACATCTCTTATTGGAAAAATTCCATATTGGTGTAAGTAAACGCACACCAGAGAAAGCGTTAGTGGAAATAGATGAGCGTAAAACATTGACAAACGTATTATTTCAGATTCCTATTTTATACAGAGAAGTGGTCATTCTTTATTATTATCAGGAATTAAAAATTCGAGAAATTGCAGATATTCTTAGAAGCACAGAAAATACGGTGAAAACAAGATTGCATCGAGCAAGAAAAATGCTATATGAGCTACTAGATGAGCATGAATGGGAGGTGTTAGAGGATGACAGCTTTTAA
- a CDS encoding NupC/NupG family nucleoside CNT transporter, translating to MRYLISFCGLLLVFALALLVSKNKKEIKYKNIVLMLVIQFLLATLLLNTTIGYVLIKAITNVFDHLLSYANAGISFVFGGLANQGESPFFLTVLLPIVFISALIGILQHFKILPFFMTWVGFLLSKINGMGKLESYNAVASAMVGQSEVFITVKKQLDKLSPQRMYTLCASAMSTVSMSVVGAYMTMIEPKYVVTAIVLNLFGGFIIVSIINPYKVEENEDILTIEDEQKQAFFQMLGEYIMDGFKVAIIVGAMLIGFVALMDGINSLFDIVIGVSFQEILGYIFAPIAFLMGVPWADAITAGGIMATKLVTNEFVAMISLGEITDSLSERTLGIISVFLVSFANFSSIGIIAGAVKGLNERQGNIVARFGLKLLYGATLVSILTAIVVGLII from the coding sequence ATGAGGTACTTAATATCCTTTTGTGGATTACTACTCGTTTTTGCTTTAGCGCTGTTAGTAAGTAAAAACAAAAAAGAAATAAAATACAAAAATATCGTACTGATGTTAGTGATTCAATTTCTCTTGGCAACTCTACTTCTCAATACAACAATTGGCTATGTGCTAATTAAAGCCATTACAAATGTCTTTGACCATTTATTATCATACGCAAATGCGGGCATTTCATTTGTTTTTGGAGGTTTAGCAAACCAAGGAGAGTCACCTTTCTTTCTCACTGTCCTATTACCGATTGTCTTTATATCTGCGTTGATCGGGATTTTGCAGCATTTTAAAATTTTGCCGTTCTTTATGACATGGGTTGGCTTCTTACTGAGTAAGATTAATGGCATGGGGAAATTGGAATCCTACAATGCTGTTGCCTCTGCAATGGTCGGTCAGTCTGAAGTTTTTATTACAGTGAAAAAGCAATTAGATAAGCTTAGCCCACAGCGTATGTATACATTATGTGCATCAGCGATGTCAACGGTCTCTATGTCTGTTGTTGGCGCCTATATGACAATGATTGAGCCAAAATATGTTGTCACAGCTATTGTCTTAAACTTATTTGGTGGATTTATTATTGTTTCCATTATTAATCCATATAAGGTTGAAGAAAATGAGGATATTTTAACAATTGAGGATGAGCAGAAGCAAGCTTTCTTCCAAATGCTTGGAGAATATATTATGGATGGCTTTAAAGTCGCCATTATTGTTGGTGCTATGCTTATCGGTTTTGTCGCCTTAATGGATGGCATTAATTCCTTATTCGATATAGTAATTGGTGTGTCTTTCCAAGAAATATTAGGCTATATCTTTGCACCCATCGCTTTCTTAATGGGTGTGCCATGGGCAGATGCGATTACTGCTGGCGGCATTATGGCAACGAAATTAGTGACAAATGAATTTGTCGCGATGATTAGCCTTGGAGAGATCACTGATTCCTTGAGTGAGCGTACATTGGGCATTATTTCTGTCTTTCTTGTATCCTTTGCAAACTTTTCATCTATCGGCATTATCGCTGGAGCCGTAAAGGGCTTGAATGAAAGGCAAGGAAATATCGTTGCTCGCTTTGGCTTAAAATTACTCTACGGCGCAACACTTGTCAGTATCTTAACAGCTATTGTTGTTGGTTTAATTATTTAA
- the leuS gene encoding leucine--tRNA ligase, whose protein sequence is MSFNHQKIERKWQKYWADHNTFKTENDVEKPKFYALDMFPYPSGAGLHVGHPEGYTATDILSRFKRMQGYNVLHPMGWDAFGLPAEQYALDTGNDPAEFTAKNIATFKRQIQELGFSYDWDREINTTDPSYYKWTQWIFIQLYKKGLAYIDEVAVNWCPALGTVLANEEVIDGKSERGGHPVERRPMKQWMLKITAYADRLIDDLEDVDWPESIKDMQRNWIGRSEGAEVTFTIDGTDDSFTVFTTRPDTLFGATYCVLAPEHKLVEQITTAEQRQAVEAYLENVKMKSDLERTDLAKEKTGVFTGAYAINPINGKKVPIWIADYVLVSYGTGAIMAVPAHDERDYEFATAFGLEIIPVLEGGDISQEAFTGDGSHINSDFLNGLNKADGIAKAIEWLEDKGVGEKKISYRLRDWLFSRQRYWGEPIPMIHWEDGTTTPVPESELPLMLPKTDNIRPSGTGESPLANITDWVNVVDPETGKKGRRETNTMPQWAGSSWYFLRYIDPTNTEAIADPELLKRWLPVDIYIGGAEHAVLHLLYARFWHKVLYDLGVVHTKEPFQKLFNQGMILGEGNEKMSKSKGNVVNPDEIIASHGADTLRLYEMFMGPLEASVAWSTNGLDGARRFLDRIWRLFVNEETGALSAKIQASNDQTLEKSYHQTVKKVTEDYEGIRFNTAISQMMVFINDCYKAEVIPTAYAEGFVKMLAPIAPHIAEELWQLLGHETTLTYEQWPTYDEAKLVDDEVEIAVQVAGKVRAKIVVAKDASKEDIEEVALADSKVQEYMAGKNLVKIIVIPGKLVNIVVK, encoded by the coding sequence ATGAGTTTTAATCACCAAAAAATTGAGAGAAAATGGCAAAAATATTGGGCTGACCACAACACATTTAAAACGGAGAATGATGTTGAGAAGCCTAAATTTTATGCATTAGATATGTTTCCATATCCATCAGGTGCAGGTCTACATGTAGGACATCCAGAAGGCTATACGGCAACAGATATTCTTTCTCGCTTTAAACGTATGCAGGGCTATAATGTATTACATCCAATGGGGTGGGATGCATTTGGCTTACCAGCTGAGCAATATGCGCTTGATACAGGCAATGATCCAGCAGAATTTACAGCAAAAAATATTGCAACATTTAAGCGCCAAATTCAAGAGCTAGGCTTTAGCTATGACTGGGATCGTGAAATTAATACAACGGACCCTAGCTATTATAAATGGACGCAATGGATTTTTATTCAGCTTTATAAAAAAGGCTTAGCCTATATTGATGAAGTAGCTGTTAACTGGTGTCCAGCACTTGGTACAGTATTAGCAAATGAGGAAGTTATCGATGGAAAATCAGAGCGTGGTGGGCATCCAGTAGAGCGTCGACCAATGAAGCAATGGATGTTAAAAATTACAGCTTATGCGGATCGTTTAATCGATGACTTAGAGGATGTTGATTGGCCAGAGTCTATTAAAGATATGCAGCGCAACTGGATTGGCCGTTCAGAAGGGGCAGAAGTAACATTTACTATTGATGGCACAGATGACAGCTTTACAGTATTTACAACTCGTCCTGATACATTATTCGGCGCTACATATTGTGTGCTTGCACCTGAACATAAATTGGTAGAGCAAATTACAACGGCTGAGCAACGTCAAGCGGTTGAGGCTTATTTAGAAAATGTCAAAATGAAATCAGATTTAGAGCGTACAGATTTAGCAAAAGAGAAAACAGGCGTATTTACAGGTGCTTATGCCATCAATCCGATTAATGGCAAAAAAGTGCCGATTTGGATCGCTGACTATGTATTAGTGTCTTATGGTACAGGTGCGATTATGGCGGTTCCTGCACATGATGAGCGCGACTATGAGTTTGCGACAGCATTTGGCTTAGAGATTATTCCTGTGCTTGAGGGCGGCGATATTAGCCAAGAAGCATTTACAGGTGATGGTTCACATATTAACTCAGACTTCCTCAATGGCTTAAACAAAGCAGATGGTATTGCAAAGGCAATTGAATGGTTAGAGGACAAAGGCGTAGGAGAGAAGAAAATTTCTTATCGTCTACGCGACTGGCTATTCTCTCGCCAACGTTATTGGGGTGAGCCAATTCCAATGATTCATTGGGAGGATGGCACAACAACGCCAGTACCAGAATCAGAATTACCATTAATGCTGCCAAAAACAGATAATATTCGTCCATCAGGTACAGGTGAGTCACCATTAGCGAATATTACAGATTGGGTAAATGTTGTAGACCCTGAAACAGGTAAAAAAGGACGCCGTGAAACAAATACAATGCCACAATGGGCGGGCTCAAGCTGGTACTTCCTACGCTATATCGACCCAACAAACACAGAAGCCATTGCAGACCCAGAGCTACTCAAACGCTGGCTGCCTGTGGATATTTATATTGGTGGAGCAGAGCACGCGGTACTGCATTTACTATATGCACGCTTCTGGCATAAAGTGTTATACGACTTAGGGGTTGTTCATACAAAAGAGCCATTCCAAAAATTATTTAACCAAGGAATGATTCTTGGTGAGGGCAATGAAAAAATGTCTAAATCTAAAGGCAATGTTGTGAATCCAGATGAGATTATTGCATCACATGGTGCGGATACATTACGTTTATATGAAATGTTTATGGGCCCGTTAGAGGCATCTGTTGCATGGTCTACAAATGGCTTAGATGGAGCACGTCGCTTCTTAGATCGTATTTGGCGTTTATTTGTTAATGAAGAAACAGGTGCACTGTCAGCAAAAATTCAAGCATCTAACGATCAAACACTTGAAAAATCATATCACCAAACAGTGAAAAAGGTAACAGAGGATTATGAGGGCATCCGCTTTAATACAGCGATTTCACAAATGATGGTATTTATTAATGATTGCTATAAAGCAGAGGTTATCCCAACAGCTTATGCAGAAGGCTTTGTGAAAATGCTAGCACCAATCGCACCACATATTGCAGAGGAGCTATGGCAGCTACTTGGTCATGAAACAACGCTTACGTATGAGCAATGGCCAACATATGATGAGGCGAAATTGGTAGATGATGAAGTGGAAATCGCTGTTCAAGTAGCGGGTAAAGTACGTGCGAAAATCGTTGTTGCGAAGGATGCTTCAAAAGAAGATATCGAAGAAGTAGCACTTGCTGATAGTAAGGTACAGGAATATATGGCAGGGAAAAACTTAGTAAAAATTATCGTGATTCCAGGCAAGCTTGTTAATATTGTTGTGAAATAA
- a CDS encoding SulP family inorganic anion transporter codes for MKSLFTGRFEGYSIHHVKKDLLSGIIVGIVAIPLAMSFAIASGVKPEYGIYTACIAGILISLFGGSKYQIGGPTGAFVPILLGIVLTYGYEDLLLAGLMAGILLCLMGIFKLGTLIKFIPRPVTVGFTAGIAVIIFAGQIANFLGLSNITRHEYLLNNIQEIIKHIGTTNIYSIITATICLLTILITPKFFPKLPGALAGIIVSTLVATVLFSGQVATIATAYGQIPNTLPSFALPHITWERVQQLIGPAFVIAMLGGIESLLSAVVADGMTNSKHNSNRELVGQGIANIVTPLFGGIPATGAIARTATNIKTGAASPMSGIIHGVFVLVTLLVLAPYASHIPLASMAPVLMIVAWNMSERHHFAHIVKLKSGDSLVLLITFLLTVFTSLTLAVEVGLVLAVLLFAKRMSEKLVVTKVLPDHTDKSAKVRPHVVHQQHDCPQIKIYTIEGPLFFGAAQMFEETIKSSLQQQSKVLILRMGKVPFMDSTGEAYLSNIVDNFIAQGGTIFVTGVQEELQLALLRTGIYDKIGAQHFYQHTGEVITKALTYLDRQQCKGCQHFAFRECADLSKTTEKEAITAQ; via the coding sequence ATGAAGTCACTGTTTACAGGGCGCTTTGAAGGGTATTCCATTCATCATGTAAAGAAGGACTTGTTATCAGGAATTATTGTCGGTATTGTCGCTATTCCACTTGCGATGTCTTTTGCCATCGCATCAGGTGTGAAGCCTGAATATGGTATTTATACTGCTTGTATTGCAGGTATTCTTATTTCGCTGTTTGGTGGTTCCAAATATCAAATTGGTGGGCCAACAGGGGCATTTGTACCGATTTTATTAGGCATTGTTCTTACCTATGGCTATGAAGATTTATTGCTTGCTGGGTTAATGGCAGGAATTTTGCTGTGCTTAATGGGTATTTTTAAGCTAGGAACCTTAATTAAATTTATTCCTCGGCCTGTAACGGTTGGTTTTACAGCAGGTATAGCTGTTATTATTTTTGCAGGGCAAATTGCAAACTTTTTAGGATTAAGTAATATTACACGGCATGAGTATTTGCTAAATAATATTCAAGAGATTATCAAGCATATTGGCACTACCAATATATATAGCATTATAACGGCTACTATTTGTTTACTAACCATTCTTATTACACCGAAATTTTTCCCAAAGCTTCCCGGTGCATTAGCAGGGATTATTGTGTCAACACTTGTAGCAACAGTCTTATTCTCAGGGCAGGTAGCGACGATTGCAACGGCATATGGTCAAATTCCCAATACATTGCCTAGCTTTGCTCTACCACATATTACGTGGGAGCGAGTACAGCAGCTAATTGGACCTGCATTTGTCATTGCAATGCTTGGCGGTATTGAATCGCTATTATCTGCGGTTGTAGCGGATGGGATGACAAATAGTAAGCATAATAGTAATCGTGAGTTAGTTGGACAAGGAATTGCTAATATTGTGACACCATTGTTTGGGGGAATTCCAGCAACTGGTGCAATTGCACGTACAGCGACAAATATTAAAACAGGTGCAGCTTCACCAATGTCAGGCATTATTCATGGTGTTTTTGTGCTAGTCACATTACTTGTTTTAGCACCATATGCCTCTCATATCCCACTGGCAAGCATGGCGCCTGTATTGATGATTGTCGCTTGGAATATGAGCGAACGTCATCACTTTGCCCATATTGTAAAATTAAAGTCAGGAGATTCGCTTGTTCTACTGATTACATTTTTATTAACAGTGTTTACAAGCCTTACATTAGCCGTCGAGGTAGGACTTGTTTTAGCTGTACTACTATTTGCTAAGCGCATGAGTGAAAAGCTTGTTGTGACAAAGGTGCTGCCAGATCATACGGACAAAAGCGCAAAGGTACGCCCACATGTTGTCCACCAGCAGCACGATTGTCCACAAATTAAAATATACACGATTGAGGGACCATTGTTCTTTGGAGCAGCACAAATGTTTGAAGAAACCATTAAAAGCTCCCTTCAGCAACAATCGAAAGTATTAATTTTACGCATGGGGAAAGTGCCCTTTATGGATTCCACTGGCGAAGCATATTTAAGTAATATTGTTGATAACTTTATAGCACAGGGTGGTACGATTTTTGTAACAGGTGTGCAAGAAGAATTACAGCTAGCTCTGCTGCGTACAGGTATTTATGATAAAATTGGAGCGCAGCATTTTTATCAACATACAGGTGAAGTGATTACAAAAGCTTTAACATATTTGGATAGACAGCAATGTAAAGGTTGCCAACATTTTGCGTTTCGTGAGTGCGCTGATTTATCAAAAACGACAGAAAAAGAAGCAATTACTGCACAGTAG